In Pongo pygmaeus isolate AG05252 chromosome 13, NHGRI_mPonPyg2-v2.0_pri, whole genome shotgun sequence, one genomic interval encodes:
- the TUBB4B gene encoding tubulin beta-4B chain: protein MREIVHLQAGQCGNQIGAKFWEVISDEHGIDPTGTYHGDSDLQLERINVYYNEATGGKYVPRAVLVDLEPGTMDSVRSGPFGQIFRPDNFVFGQSGAGNNWAKGHYTEGAELVDSVLDVVRKEAESCDCLQGFQLTHSLGGGTGSGMGTLLISKIREEYPDRIMNTFSVVPSPKVSDTVVEPYNATLSVHQLVENTDETYCIDNEALYDICFRTLKLTTPTYGDLNHLVSATMSGVTTCLRFPGQLNADLRKLAVNMVPFPRLHFFMPGFAPLTSRGSQQYRALTVPELTQQMFDAKNMMAACDPRHGRYLTVAAVFRGRMSMKEVDEQMLNVQNKNSSYFVEWIPNNVKTAVCDIPPRGLKMSATFIGNSTAIQELFKRISEQFTAMFRRKAFLHWYTGEGMDEMEFTEAESNMNDLVSEYQQYQDATAEEEGEFEEEAEEEVA from the exons ATGAGGGAAATCGTGCACCTGCAGGCCGGGCAGTGTGGCAACCAAATCGGCGCCAAG TTTTGGGAGGTGATCAGCGATGAGCACGGCATCGACCCCACGGGCACCTACCACGGGGACAGCGATCTGCAGCTGGAGCGCATCAACGTGTACTACAACGAGGCCACCG GCGGCAAGTACGTGCCCCGCGCCGTGCTCGTGGATCTGGAGCCCGGCACCATGGACTCCGTGCGCTCGGGGCCCTTCGGGCAGATCTTCCGGCCGGACAACTTCGTTTTCG GTCAGAGTGGTGCTGGGAACAACTGGGCCAAGGGGCACTACACAGAAGGCGCGGAGCTGGTGGACTCGGTGCTGGATGTTGTGAGGAAGGAGGCTGAGAGCTGTGACTGCCTGCAGGGTTTCCAGCTGACCCACTCCCTGGGTGGGGGGACTGGGTCTGGGATGGGTACCCTTCTCATCAGCAAGATCCGGGAGGAGTACCCAGACAGGATCATGAACACGTTCAGTGTGGTGCCTTCGCCCAAGGTGTCAGACACAGTGGTGGAGCCCTACAACGCCACCCTCTCAGTCCATCAGCTCGTAGAAAACACAGATGAGACCTACTGCATTGATAATGAAGCTCTCTACGACATTTGCTTCAGAACCCTAAAGCTGACCACACCCACCTATGGTGACCTGAACCACCTGGTGTCTGCTACCATGAGTGGGGTCACCACCTGCCTGCGCTTCCCAGGCCAGCTCAATGCTGACCTGCGGAAGCTGGCTGTGAACATGGTCCCATTCCCCCGCCTGCACTTCTTCATGCCCGGCTTTGCCCCACTGACCAGCCGGGGCAGCCAGCAGTACCGGGCGCTGACCGTACCTGAGCTCACCCAGCAGATGTTTGATGCTAAAAACATGATGGCGGCCTGCGACCCCCGCCATGGCCGCTACCTGACGGTTGCCGCCGTGTTCAGGGGCCGCATGTCCATGAAGGAGGTGGATGAGCAAATGCTTAAtgtccaaaacaaaaacagcagctATTTTGTTGAGTGGATCCCCAACAATGTGAAAACAGCTGTCTGTGACATCCCGCCTCGGGGGCTAAAAATGTCTGCCACCTTCATCGGCAACAGCACGGCCATCCAGGAGCTGTTCAAGCGCATCTCCGAGCAGTTCACGGCCATGTTCCGGCGCAAGGCCTTCCTGCACTGGTATACGGGCGAGGGCATGGACGAGATGGAGTTCACTGAAGCCGAGAGCAACATGAATGACCTGGTGTCCGAGTACCAGCAGTACCAGGATGCCACAGCCGAGGAGGAGGGCGAGTTcgaggaggaggctgaggaggaggtggC